A section of the Nakamurella deserti genome encodes:
- a CDS encoding SHOCT domain-containing protein: MKNPLARLLARPTRSEELRQLGVRADLVRAVERTAFGRQTDRDLLALDAVLDDDEAVLRLLEGRAGRSVGLLALTSRRLVFLPRGAGDVVEVPLTAVRAATSATHRGMGRLTVERDGDAFVVDQILGIQAGWMCDDITAAGRAPADAPAPVRDPLEELAELRALHAGGLVDDSEYDARKRELFGRL; the protein is encoded by the coding sequence ATGAAGAACCCGCTGGCCCGGCTGCTGGCCCGGCCCACCCGGTCCGAGGAGCTGCGGCAGCTGGGCGTCCGCGCGGACCTGGTCCGGGCGGTCGAACGCACCGCCTTCGGCCGCCAGACCGACCGGGACCTGCTCGCCCTGGACGCCGTCCTCGACGACGACGAGGCCGTGCTGCGCCTGCTGGAGGGCCGCGCCGGCCGGTCGGTCGGCCTGCTGGCGCTGACCAGCCGCCGGCTGGTGTTCCTGCCCAGGGGCGCGGGTGACGTGGTCGAGGTGCCGCTCACCGCGGTCCGCGCGGCCACCTCGGCGACGCACCGGGGGATGGGACGGCTGACCGTCGAGCGCGACGGCGACGCGTTCGTCGTCGACCAGATCCTGGGGATCCAGGCCGGCTGGATGTGTGACGACATCACCGCGGCCGGACGGGCACCCGCGGACGCCCCGGCGCCGGTCCGGGACCCGCTGGAGGAACTGGCCGAGCTCCGGGCGCTGCACGCCGGTGGGCTGGTGGACGACAGCGAGTACGACGCGCGCAAGCGGGAGTTGTTCGGCCGCCTGTAG
- the modA gene encoding molybdate ABC transporter substrate-binding protein, which produces MRRRISRPAGVLVGALLLAGCGGDAPAADRSPAPSTTGVQGTLTVFAAASLKTTFTALGATFEAENPGVAVTFGFAGSSDLVTQLTDGAPADVFAAADTATMDRVVAAGLAADPVAFARNTLVIVTPPDNPAAIASFGDLAGVGVSVVVCADAVPCGSATARVEDATGVRLTPVSEEQSVTDVLNKVRTGEADAGLVYVTDARAAGDAVHTVPFAESGEAVNTYPIAALTDAADPTAAAAFIALVTGTTGRAVLADAGFAPGA; this is translated from the coding sequence GTGAGACGCCGCATCTCCCGGCCGGCCGGTGTTCTCGTCGGCGCCCTGCTGCTCGCCGGGTGCGGCGGCGACGCCCCGGCCGCCGACCGGTCCCCGGCCCCGTCCACCACCGGCGTCCAGGGCACGCTGACCGTCTTCGCGGCGGCGTCGCTGAAGACCACCTTCACCGCCCTCGGCGCCACCTTCGAAGCGGAGAACCCCGGTGTCGCGGTCACTTTCGGTTTCGCCGGGTCGTCGGACCTGGTCACCCAGCTGACCGACGGGGCGCCGGCCGACGTGTTCGCCGCCGCCGACACCGCGACCATGGACAGGGTGGTCGCCGCCGGGTTGGCGGCCGACCCGGTGGCCTTCGCCCGGAACACCCTGGTCATCGTCACCCCGCCCGACAACCCGGCCGCGATCGCGTCCTTCGGCGACCTGGCCGGCGTCGGGGTCAGCGTCGTCGTCTGCGCCGACGCCGTCCCGTGCGGCAGCGCGACCGCGAGGGTCGAGGACGCGACGGGTGTGCGGCTCACCCCGGTCAGCGAGGAGCAGTCGGTCACCGACGTGCTCAACAAGGTCCGCACCGGGGAGGCCGACGCGGGCCTGGTGTACGTCACCGACGCCCGGGCGGCGGGCGACGCGGTCCACACCGTGCCCTTCGCGGAGTCCGGCGAGGCCGTCAACACCTATCCGATCGCGGCCCTCACGGACGCCGCCGACCCCACGGCCGCGGCGGCGTTCATCGCCCTGGTGACCGGCACGACCGGACGGGCCGTCCTCGCCGACGCCGGGTTCGCCCCGGGCGCCTGA
- a CDS encoding EAL domain-containing protein: protein MIDHPAELATGALRRTRGRPLPGGDLLVGRSRPFGTTGRVGGGAAVRSLPGDPERMADVAGVIRRGEIHCVFQPIVELDGGAVVAFEALARGPVGPLQAPDALFDAARNAGLLTDLDELCRVTAIRGAAAVEMPAAAALFVNVEPQALRRSALQELLEVADAVGSQRQLVLEITERALATAPAELLAVVEILRAAGWRIALDDVGADDMSLAFMAMLRPDILKIDMNIVQRRPDDAVATLMSAVNAHAESTGCVILAEGIETAQHLAVALALGATLGQGWYFGRPTPDARCDGTVGRLTLPAVASAPVSVTPFASVPTMRTRTATKPLLIQVSQHLERQAADLGATCVVLSTFQHARFFTPATRRRYAALGMQVGFVAAFGTDMPDDVAPGVRGAHLDASDYLCAEWDIVVLSPHFAAALIAREVDGEPDGDRRFEFVLTYDRAAVVGAAASLMARVGGERARVAPVSVGDAAA from the coding sequence GTGATCGACCATCCCGCCGAACTCGCCACCGGGGCGCTGCGCCGCACCCGGGGGCGGCCGCTGCCCGGGGGCGACCTGCTCGTGGGCCGGAGCCGGCCGTTCGGGACCACCGGCCGGGTCGGCGGCGGCGCCGCGGTACGGAGCCTGCCGGGCGACCCGGAGCGGATGGCCGACGTCGCGGGGGTCATCCGCCGCGGTGAGATCCACTGCGTCTTCCAGCCCATCGTCGAGCTGGACGGCGGTGCGGTGGTGGCATTCGAGGCGCTCGCCCGCGGCCCGGTAGGGCCGCTGCAGGCGCCGGACGCGCTGTTCGACGCCGCGCGGAATGCGGGTCTGCTCACCGACCTCGACGAGCTGTGCCGCGTGACGGCCATCCGCGGTGCCGCCGCGGTGGAGATGCCCGCGGCGGCGGCGCTGTTCGTCAACGTGGAGCCGCAGGCCCTGCGCCGGTCGGCGTTGCAGGAGCTGCTCGAGGTGGCCGACGCCGTCGGTTCCCAGCGGCAGCTGGTCCTGGAGATCACCGAGCGGGCGCTGGCCACGGCCCCCGCCGAGCTGCTCGCGGTCGTCGAGATCCTGCGCGCCGCGGGGTGGCGCATCGCCCTGGACGACGTCGGGGCCGACGACATGTCGCTGGCGTTCATGGCGATGCTGCGGCCGGACATCCTCAAGATCGACATGAACATCGTGCAGCGCCGGCCCGACGACGCGGTGGCGACGCTGATGAGCGCGGTCAACGCGCACGCCGAGTCGACCGGCTGCGTGATCCTCGCGGAAGGCATCGAGACCGCGCAGCACCTCGCGGTCGCGCTCGCCCTGGGGGCCACCCTCGGGCAGGGCTGGTACTTCGGCCGGCCCACCCCCGACGCGCGGTGCGACGGGACCGTGGGGCGGCTCACGCTCCCCGCGGTGGCGTCGGCCCCGGTGTCGGTCACCCCGTTCGCGTCGGTGCCGACCATGCGGACCCGGACGGCGACCAAGCCACTGCTCATCCAGGTGAGCCAGCACCTGGAACGGCAGGCGGCCGACCTCGGCGCCACCTGCGTGGTGCTCTCGACGTTCCAGCACGCGCGGTTCTTCACGCCGGCGACGCGGCGTCGCTACGCCGCCCTCGGCATGCAGGTCGGGTTCGTGGCCGCCTTCGGCACCGACATGCCCGACGACGTCGCGCCCGGCGTCCGGGGCGCCCACCTGGACGCGTCCGACTACCTCTGCGCCGAGTGGGACATCGTCGTGCTGTCACCCCATTTCGCCGCGGCGCTGATCGCGCGGGAGGTCGACGGGGAGCCGGACGGCGACCGCCGCTTCGAGTTCGTGCTCACCTACGACCGGGCCGCGGTGGTCGGGGCGGCCGCGTCCCTGATGGCGCGGGTCGGCGGCGAGCGGGCCCGGGTCGCACCGGTGTCCGTCGGCGACGCGGCCGCCTAG
- a CDS encoding sulfate/molybdate ABC transporter ATP-binding protein — protein MSAGALSVDVALAARGLELRCEVAAGEVLAVLGPNGAGKSTLLSLVAGLERPDRGRIVLDGAALVDTDAGGWRAPHERRTVLLAQQAMLFPHLTVAANVAFGPRSRGVGRVAAAAAATVWLAAVDTGDLADRRPGELSGGQAQRVAVARALAADPALLLLDEPLAALDVAVAPALRRLLRTVLRTGDRSALLVTHDILDALTLADRVIVLEAGRIVEQGPVREVLSRPRSAFAARIAGVNLVAGTLDGHSLVTPRGERLHGVVDAPAGGAGVALFRPSAVAVHLTPPGGSPRNRLPVTIGEIEPRGELVRVRALDGPDGAAGPVADLTADAAADLDLVPGREVWFVVKATEVTLYPSASPTG, from the coding sequence GTGAGCGCCGGGGCGTTGTCGGTGGACGTCGCCCTCGCCGCGCGCGGTCTCGAGCTGCGCTGCGAGGTCGCCGCCGGTGAGGTGCTGGCCGTGCTCGGCCCGAACGGCGCCGGCAAGAGCACCCTGTTGTCGTTGGTGGCGGGCCTGGAGCGGCCCGACCGCGGCCGGATCGTCCTGGACGGCGCCGCGCTCGTCGACACCGACGCGGGCGGCTGGCGGGCCCCGCACGAACGGCGGACCGTGCTGCTCGCGCAGCAGGCGATGCTGTTCCCGCACCTGACCGTGGCCGCCAACGTCGCCTTCGGCCCGCGCAGCCGGGGCGTGGGGCGCGTCGCTGCCGCCGCCGCGGCGACGGTGTGGCTGGCCGCGGTCGACACCGGTGATCTGGCCGACCGACGGCCCGGGGAGCTGTCCGGCGGGCAGGCGCAGCGGGTCGCGGTGGCCCGGGCGCTGGCCGCCGACCCCGCCCTCCTGCTGCTCGACGAACCCCTGGCCGCGCTCGACGTCGCGGTCGCCCCCGCCCTGCGCCGGCTGCTGCGTACGGTGCTGCGGACCGGCGACCGCAGTGCGCTGCTCGTCACCCACGACATCCTGGACGCCCTGACGCTCGCCGACCGGGTCATCGTGCTCGAGGCCGGCCGGATCGTGGAGCAGGGACCCGTCCGCGAGGTGCTCAGCCGCCCCCGGTCCGCCTTCGCCGCCCGGATCGCCGGCGTCAATCTGGTCGCCGGCACGCTGGACGGACACAGCCTGGTGACCCCTCGCGGCGAGCGCCTGCACGGCGTGGTCGACGCGCCCGCCGGTGGGGCCGGCGTGGCGTTGTTCCGGCCGTCCGCGGTCGCCGTGCACCTGACGCCGCCGGGCGGCAGCCCCCGCAACCGGCTGCCGGTCACGATCGGCGAGATCGAGCCGCGGGGCGAGCTGGTCCGGGTACGGGCCCTGGACGGGCCGGACGGCGCCGCCGGCCCGGTCGCCGACCTGACCGCCGACGCGGCCGCGGATCTGGACCTGGTGCCCGGTCGGGAGGTCTGGTTCGTGGTGAAGGCGACCGAGGTGACGCTCTACCCGTCGGCGTCCCCGACCGGCTGA
- a CDS encoding TOBE domain-containing protein gives MPQFRIREAADLLGVSDDTVRRWIDAGSLSAAADGGGRKVIDGRELAAFARDHAATAAADPSGVRRSARNRFVGLVTRVVADGVMAQVEIQCGPHLVVSLMSSEAVGELQLEPGRMAVAVVKATTVIVETPGGSS, from the coding sequence ATGCCGCAGTTTCGGATCCGCGAGGCCGCTGATCTCCTCGGAGTCAGCGACGACACGGTGCGTCGCTGGATCGACGCCGGATCGCTGTCGGCCGCCGCGGACGGGGGCGGCCGCAAGGTGATCGACGGACGCGAACTCGCCGCGTTCGCGCGCGACCACGCCGCCACCGCCGCCGCCGACCCCTCGGGGGTGCGACGTTCGGCCCGCAACCGCTTCGTCGGTCTGGTCACCCGGGTGGTCGCCGACGGTGTGATGGCCCAGGTCGAAATCCAGTGCGGGCCGCACCTCGTCGTGTCGTTGATGAGCAGCGAAGCCGTCGGGGAGCTGCAGCTTGAGCCGGGGCGGATGGCCGTGGCCGTCGTCAAGGCCACCACCGTGATCGTCGAGACGCCGGGCGGATCGTCGTGA
- a CDS encoding ABC transporter permease: MFVPAALAVLFVVLPLAAMLTRVRWSDFWSLISSESSRDALSLSLRTAAASTVLCVLLGVPLALVLARAGFRGLRVLRAFVLLPLVLPPVVGGIALLYTFGRRGLLGDTLEFLGVRIAFSTTAVVIAQTFVALPFLVLSLEGALRTAGRRYEAVAATLGARPTTVLRRVTIPLVLPGLASGAVLAFARALGEFGATLTFAGSLQGVTRTLPLEIYLQRESDADAAVALSLVLVTIAVVIVLVTRGRGTEGSL; the protein is encoded by the coding sequence GTGTTCGTCCCGGCGGCCCTCGCCGTCCTGTTCGTGGTGCTGCCCCTGGCGGCGATGCTGACCCGGGTGCGATGGTCGGACTTCTGGTCGCTGATCAGCTCGGAGTCCTCGCGGGACGCGCTGTCGCTGAGCCTGCGGACGGCCGCGGCGAGCACCGTGCTGTGCGTGCTCCTCGGTGTGCCGCTGGCCCTGGTGCTGGCGCGCGCCGGCTTCCGTGGCCTGCGGGTGCTGCGGGCGTTCGTGCTGCTCCCGTTGGTGCTGCCCCCGGTGGTGGGCGGTATCGCGCTGCTGTACACCTTCGGCCGACGTGGCCTGCTGGGGGACACGCTGGAGTTCCTCGGAGTCCGCATCGCCTTCTCGACCACCGCCGTGGTCATCGCCCAGACCTTCGTCGCGCTGCCGTTCCTGGTGCTGAGCCTGGAGGGTGCGCTGCGGACCGCCGGCCGCCGCTACGAGGCGGTCGCCGCCACTCTCGGGGCGCGGCCGACCACCGTGCTCCGGCGGGTGACGATCCCGCTCGTGCTGCCCGGCCTGGCCTCCGGCGCGGTGCTGGCCTTCGCCCGGGCCCTCGGGGAGTTCGGCGCGACCCTGACCTTCGCCGGCAGCCTCCAGGGAGTCACCCGCACCCTGCCTCTGGAGATCTACCTGCAACGCGAATCCGACGCCGACGCCGCCGTCGCCCTGTCGCTGGTCCTCGTCACGATCGCGGTGGTCATCGTGCTGGTGACGCGCGGCCGCGGCACCGAGGGCAGCCTGTGA